A genomic segment from Actinoplanes sichuanensis encodes:
- a CDS encoding permease prefix domain 1-containing protein yields MTTLIDRYVFTVLRRVPEQQRSDIERELRTSIDDAVDARVDGGAAHDTAVEQTLLELGDPDRLADGYADRPRYLIGPAVFPAWQRLLTMLLSIVLPAVVTLSVVIRALGGASFGEVVGTGIGTLLTVGAHMVFWSTLTFALLERGGVTRAGLPGRRPWTPADLPRYEPGFLTPAQLWSAVIWPVLLIAALVLQQFTFTEEPVLDPANWSFWWPYLIVILILEALYAVWLSRRGAWSHTVTLVNAVLAVLFTGPLVWLAATGRFFNPAWIATLDWGDTDPLRWLTGMVIVIAVAGALYDVVEVVVRGERARRKLPTAVPGTESYL; encoded by the coding sequence GTGACCACCCTCATCGACCGCTACGTCTTCACCGTGCTGCGCCGCGTTCCGGAGCAGCAGCGATCCGACATCGAACGCGAGCTGCGCACCTCCATCGACGACGCGGTCGACGCCCGGGTCGACGGCGGCGCCGCCCACGACACCGCCGTCGAGCAGACCCTGCTGGAGCTCGGCGACCCGGACCGGCTGGCCGACGGTTACGCGGACCGGCCCCGCTACCTGATCGGGCCGGCCGTCTTCCCGGCCTGGCAGCGGCTGCTGACCATGCTGCTGTCGATCGTCCTGCCCGCGGTGGTGACCCTTTCGGTGGTGATCCGGGCGCTGGGCGGCGCCTCGTTCGGCGAGGTCGTCGGCACCGGGATCGGCACGCTGCTGACCGTCGGCGCGCACATGGTGTTCTGGTCGACGCTGACGTTCGCGCTGCTGGAGCGGGGCGGTGTGACCCGGGCCGGGCTGCCCGGACGACGGCCGTGGACACCGGCCGATCTACCCCGTTACGAGCCCGGGTTCCTGACTCCGGCGCAGCTGTGGTCGGCGGTCATCTGGCCGGTGCTGCTGATCGCGGCCCTGGTCCTGCAGCAGTTCACCTTCACCGAGGAGCCCGTCCTCGATCCGGCGAACTGGTCGTTCTGGTGGCCGTACCTCATCGTGATCTTGATTTTGGAGGCTCTCTATGCGGTCTGGCTGTCGCGGCGCGGCGCCTGGTCGCACACGGTGACCCTGGTCAACGCGGTCCTGGCGGTGTTGTTCACCGGCCCGCTCGTGTGGCTGGCCGCGACCGGGCGGTTCTTCAACCCGGCCTGGATCGCCACTCTCGACTGGGGTGACACCGACCCGCTGCGGTGGCTGACCGGCATGGTGATCGTCATCGCGGTGGCCGGCGCGCTGTACGACGTGGTCGAGGTGGTGGTCCGCGGCGAGCGGGCCCGCCGGAAGCTGCCCACCGCCGTCCCGGGCACCGAGTCCTACCTCTGA
- a CDS encoding PadR family transcriptional regulator, whose translation MTMDATLSGHLQELRRGTVVVASLTVLRTPGYGYSLLETLSAAGFEVEANTLYPLLRRLESQGLLTSEWNTDEARPRKFYRTTERGDAIAAALRGEWARLDSAIGDLDTPAGTESGSEL comes from the coding sequence ATGACAATGGATGCGACGCTCTCCGGGCATCTGCAGGAGCTGCGCCGTGGCACGGTCGTCGTTGCGAGTCTCACCGTGCTGCGGACACCCGGGTATGGGTATTCGCTGCTCGAGACGTTGAGCGCGGCCGGGTTCGAGGTGGAGGCCAACACGCTCTACCCCCTGCTGCGGCGCCTGGAGTCCCAGGGCCTGCTGACCAGTGAGTGGAACACCGACGAGGCACGGCCGCGGAAGTTCTACCGCACCACCGAGCGGGGTGACGCCATCGCGGCGGCGCTGCGCGGCGAGTGGGCGCGGCTGGACTCCGCGATCGGCGACCTGGACACCCCCGCCGGCACCGAATCAGGGAGCGAGCTGTGA
- a CDS encoding Asp23/Gls24 family envelope stress response protein: MSDEAEFHADRTQEFYLPAVVPAVPPQHGGAEVIEIAAYRGETKFESEVIEKIASSAARSIPGVVELGGDVARFFNSVLDKIGLDKVGDSTRGVWAKVDGTDVEITVILVISAGEVVADVTAAVRTVVIEAVERYGLHVSECTVKVDDIRLPDH; encoded by the coding sequence ATGAGTGACGAGGCCGAGTTCCACGCGGACCGGACGCAGGAGTTCTACCTGCCGGCCGTGGTCCCGGCCGTGCCGCCGCAGCACGGTGGCGCCGAGGTGATCGAGATCGCGGCCTATCGCGGGGAGACCAAGTTCGAGAGCGAGGTGATCGAGAAGATCGCCTCGTCGGCGGCCCGGTCGATTCCCGGGGTCGTCGAGCTCGGTGGCGATGTGGCCCGGTTCTTCAACTCGGTGCTCGACAAGATCGGCCTGGACAAGGTCGGCGACTCGACCCGTGGTGTGTGGGCCAAGGTGGACGGCACCGACGTGGAGATCACCGTCATCCTGGTGATCTCGGCGGGCGAGGTGGTCGCGGATGTCACCGCGGCGGTGCGGACCGTGGTGATCGAGGCGGTCGAGCGGTATGGGCTACACGTCAGCGAGTGCACGGTGAAGGTCGACGACATCCGCCTGCCGGACCACTGA